The Macadamia integrifolia cultivar HAES 741 unplaced genomic scaffold, SCU_Mint_v3 scaffold629, whole genome shotgun sequence genome window below encodes:
- the LOC122069513 gene encoding uncharacterized protein LOC122069513 — translation MPAASCGESSLMYNLLEEALNESFETIYFVDQNTIPSSSMLDEARWRSAKDVWVNWKNPNHWFRTKIISPVLINSRLLIKKSEEESESEILNHVLGFLECPINAAKEIFGHNFDELAMQSLLPTSLAEQHMSLIAIEFSIICKFIREQQNFGSVKDLFDFMEDCFAKMLYFTLHRLPMAIVKEIEGENGKEISEGRVRKIMKFLCKLELLWDTIEWSWPPKLDPKSHQANDAQSTTIGQAEPPSQTSNTTTTTTADDGDDDTIREIGSDEIV, via the exons ATGCCTGCAGCTTCTTGTGGGGAATCATCTCTAATGTACAACTTATTAGAAGAAGCCTTAAATGAGTCATTTGAAACCATTTATTTTGTCGACCAAAACACCATTCCCAGCAGCAGCATGTTAGATGAAGCAAGATGGAGGTCAGCAAAAGATGTGTGGGTGAATTGGAAGAATCCCAACCATTGGTTCCGAACTAAGATCATCTCTCCTGTATTAATCAACAGTCGCTTATTGATTAAGAAATCCGAGGAGGAATCCGAATCAGAGATACTAAATCATGTCCTTGGGTTTCTCGAGTGCCCTATTAATGCTGCAAAAGAAATTTTTGGTCATAATTTTGATGAGTTAGCTATGCAATCTTTACTCCCTACTTCGTTGGCTGAACAACACATGAGTTTGATTGCAATTGAATTTTCAATCATTTGTAAATTCATTCGAGAGCAGCAGAATTTTGGATCGGTTAAGGATCTGTTTGATTTCATGGAAGATTGTTTTGCAAAGATGCTCTATTTTACCCTCCACCGTCTTCCAATGGCCATAGTGAAGGAGATCGAAGGTGAGAATGGAAAGGAAATAAGTGAAGGAAGAGTTAGAAAAATCATGAAGTTCCTTTGTAAACTTGAGTTGTTATGGGACACTATCGAATGGTCATGGCCACCCAAATTGGACCCTAAAAGTCATCAAGCAAATGATGCCCAGTCGACGACAATTGGTCAAGCGGAGCCACCTAGCCAAACTAGTAacactactactactactactgcaG atgatggtgatgatgatacGATTCGAGAAATCGGATCTGATGAGATTGTTTGA
- the LOC122069498 gene encoding cationic amino acid transporter 1-like produces MGFFGQMEGDDGGVRKKGWFYTKDDFLPEESFKSWGNYAKALSETGMRLKDRILARSFDEIELNEVKARSQHEMKKSLTWWDLIWFGIGAIIGTGIFVLTGKEAKDDAGPAVIISYVVSGISAMLSVFCYTEFAVEIPAAGGSFAYLRVEMGDFMAFIAAGNIIFEYLVSGAAVARSWSSYLATLFDHNPNDFRIIAHNLPDDYNQLDPIAVGIIIAVCIAAILSTKTSSRFNYVASIIHIMIIIFIIIAGLSKANIKNYSYNGFAPYGARGIFKGSAVLFFAYVGFDAVSTLAEETKNPGRDIPIGLVGSMTIITFAYCLMAATLCLMQPYDQIDPDAPFSIAFKSAGMGWAKYIVALGALKGMTSVLLVSAMGQARYVTHIARTHMVPPCLAYVHPKYGTPVGATIAMLVGTSVIAFFTDLNILSNLLSISTLFIFMLVAVALLIRRYYSSGVTSQRHQTLLIGFLVVLIVSSIGTATLWAMGVTWWLPFVATLLVWFLSTVGLRVFVPEARNPKVWGVPLVPWLPSLSIFINIFLLGSIDWQSYMRFGIWTGGLLVYYFFFGLHASYDTAKEASEKREEVAKQGQMEGGAN; encoded by the exons ATGGGGTTTTTTGGGCAGATGGAGGGAGATGATGGAGGAGTGAGAAAGAAAGGATGGTTTTATACTAAAGATGATTTCTTGCCTGAGGAGTCCTTTAAGAGTTGGGGTAATTATGCTAAGGCATTGAGTGAGACTGGGATGAGATTGAAGGACAGAATTCTTGCTAGGTCTTTTGATGAAATTGAGCTAAATGAGGTGAAGGCTAGAAGTCAGCATGAGATGAAAAAGAGCCTCACTTGGTGGGATCTGATATGGTTTGGTATAGGTGCCATTATTGGTACTGGTATCTTTGTTTTAACAGGTAAAGAAGCCAAAGATGATGCTGGTCCTGCTGTTATTATCTCCTATGTTGTCTCTGGCATCTCAGCTATGCTCTCTGTGTTTTGTTATACTGAATTCGCAGTCGAAATCCCAGCCGCAG GTGGATCTTTTGCATACTTGAGAGTAGAGATGGGTGATTTCATGGCCTTTATTGCAGCTGGAAACATCATCTTTGAATACTTGGTATCTGGAGCAGCTGTTGCTCGCTCATGGAGTTCTTACCTCGCAACACTTTTTGATCACAACCCCAATGACTTCCGGATCATAGCCCACAATCTCCCTGATGACTACAACCAACTAGACCCAATTGCTGTGGGCATCATCATCGCTGTTTGCATTGCAGCCATTCTCAGCACCAAAACCTCTTCTCGCTTCAATTATGTTGCCTCTATAATACACATTATGATCATAATCTTCATCATTATAGCAGGGCTCAGTAAGGCCAACATCAAGAACTACTCCTACAATGGATTTGCTCCTTATGGTGCTCGCGGCATCTTCAAGGGTTCGGCGGTGCTCTTCTTTGCGTATGTTGGGTTCGACGCGGTATCAACACTTGCAGAGGAAACAAAGAACCCCGGTCGCGATATTCCTATCGGTCTTGTAGGATCGATGACTATAATCACATTTGCTTACTGCTTAATGGCAGCTACACTTTGCCTAATGCAACCTTATGATCAGATTGACCCTGATGCACCATTCTCTATAGCCTTTAAGTCTGCCGGAATGGGATGGGCTAAGTATATTGTTGCCCTTGGAGCCTTGAAGGGCATGACTAGTGTCCTACTAGTTAGTGCCATGGGGCAAGCAAGGTATGTTACCCACATTGCTAGGACACATATGGTTCCTCCTTGTTTGGCCTATGTTCATCCCAAGTATGGCACCCCAGTTGGTGCCACAATCGCTATGTTAGTAGGTACTTCTGTGATTGCTTTCTTCACTGACCTTAATATCCTTTCCAATTTGCTCTCTATCTCTACACTTTTCATCTTCATGCTTGTGGCTGTGGCCCTCCTTATTCGGAGATATTATTCAAGTGGTGTTACCTCACAAAGGCACCAAACCTTGCTCATTGGATTCCTTGTGGTGTTGATTGTTTCATCTATTGGAACTGCAACATTATGGGCAATGGGAGTAACTTGGTGGTTACCATTTGTAGctacattacttgtatggttcCTTTCGACGGTCGGACTTAGGGTTTTTGTGCCGGAGGCGAGGAATCCAAAGGTTTGGGGGGTTCCCTTAGTGCCATGGTTGCCGTCGTTGTCGATTTTTATCAATATTTTCCTTCTAGGATCAATTGATTGGCAGTCATACATGAGATTTGGGATTTGGACAGGGGGGCTATTGGTGTACTATTTCTTCTTTGGCCTTCATGCTTCATATGATACTGCAAAGGAGGCTAGTGAGAAAAGAGAGGAGGTGGCAAAGCAAGGGCAGATGGAAGGAGGTGCAAATTAA
- the LOC122069524 gene encoding cationic amino acid transporter 1-like: MEGGDSGALRKRGCCFPKDDFLPEESFRSWGNYGKALGETGMRLKDRIFTRSLDEIELNEVRATSQNEMKKSLSWWDLIWMGIGAVIGSGIFVLTGQEAKNDAGPAVVLSYAISGFTAMLSVFCYTEFAVEIPAAGGSFAYLRVEMGDFVAFIAAGNIMFEYLVSCAAVARSCSSYLATLFNKDPNFFRIISHSLPENYNQLDLAAVLIIIILYIVVILSAKVSSRFNYITSMIHVLVIGFIIVAGLTKADIKNYSVFTPYGTQGIFRGAAVLFFSFTGFDVVSTLAEETKNPARDIPIGLVGSMTIITLVYCIMAATLCLMQPYDQINPDAPFSIAFKAAGMGWAKYIVAFGALKGMISVLLVCAMGQARYLTHIARTHMVPPCLAHVNAKFGTPINATVVILVGTAAIAFFTSLDILSDLVSISTLFVFMLVAMALLVRRHYVSGVTSPRHQSLLIVFILLILVSSIAIAVLWAMGETRWAPYGITLIVWFLSTLGLKVFVPQSRNPKVWGAPLVPWLPSLSIVMDIFLLGSIKGKSFMRFGIWTIGLLVYYFFFGLHASYDTAKETFERRAEATKQFQKMEEGSTNSGTRG; the protein is encoded by the exons ATGGAGGGTGGTGATAGTGGAGCATTGAGAAAGAGAGGATGTTGTTTCCCCAAAGATGATTTCTTGCCTGAGGAGTCCTTCAGGAGCTGGGGGAACTATGGTAAGGCCTTGGGAGAGACTGGAATGCGGTTGAAGGACCGAATTTTTACTCGGTCCCTCGATGAGATTGAACTAAATGAAGTGAGAGCTACAAGCCAgaatgaaatgaagaagagTCTCTCTTGGTGGGATCTTATATGGATGGGCATAGGAGCTGTTATTGGTAGTGGCATCTTTGTTCTTACTGGTCAAGAAGCAAAAAATGATGCTGGCCCTGCTGTTGTTCTCTCATATGCTATCTCTGGTTTTACAGCCATGCTCTCTGTCTTCTGTTACACTGAATTTGCTGTTGAAATCCCTGCAGCAG GTGGGTCTTTTGCATATCTAAGAGTGGAAATGGGTGATTTTGTGGCTTTCATCGCAGCCGGAAATATCATGTTTGAGTATTTGGTTAGTTGTGCAGCTGTTGCTCGCTCTTGCAGTTCATACCTTGCAACCCTTTTCAACAAAGATCCTAATTTTTTTCGTATCATCTCCCACAGCCTCCCTGAGAATTACAACCAACTCGACCTGGCTGCTGTGTTAATCATCATAATTCTCTACATTGTAGTTATTCTCAGTGCCAAAGTCTCCTCCCGCTTCAATTACATCACTTCTATGATACATGTTCTTGTAATCGGCTTCATCATTGTTGCTGGGCTAACCAAAGCTGACATCAAGAACTACTCTGTTTTCACTCCTTATGGCACACAAGGTATCTTCAGGGGTGCGGCTGTCCTCTTCTTCTCGTTCACTGGGTTCGATGTGGTGTCAACCCTTGCAGAAGAAACAAAGAACCCTGCTAGGGATATCCCTATTGGTCTTGTAGGATCCATGACCATCATCACATTGGTATACTGCATAATGGCAGCCACACTTTGCCTAATGCAACCTTATGATCAGATTAATCCTGATGCACCATTCTCTATAGCCTTCAAGGCTGCTGGGATGGGATGGGCTAAGTATATTGTTGCATTTGGGGCCTTGAAGGGCATGATAAGTGTTCTCCTCGTCTGTGCCATGGGTCAGGCAAGGTACCTTACACACATTGCCCGGACACACATGGTGCCTCCCTGTTTGGCTCATGTCAATGCTAAGTTTGGAACTCCGATCAATGCCACAGTCGTCATACTTGTTGGTACTGCTGCCATTGCCTTCTTTACTAGTCTTGATatcctttctgatctcgtctcTATCTCCACACTCTTCGTATTCATGCTCGTAGCCATGGCCCTCCTCGTCCGAAGGCACTATGTGAGTGGTGTTACCTCCCCAAGACACCAATCCTTGCTCATTGTATTCATTTTACTCATACTTGTGTCATCAATAGCCATTGCGGTGTTGTGGGCAATGGGAGAAACACGGTGGGCACCTTATGGGATTACATTGATTGTGTGGTTCCTTTCCACCCTTGGGCTCAAGGTGTTTGTTCCTCAATCTCGAAATCCTAAGGTATGGGGCGCCCCTCTTGTGCCATGGTTGCCATCATTGTCGATTGTAATGGACATCTTCCTTCTTGGCTCAATAAAAGGGAAGTCATTCATGCGGTTTGGGATATGGACTATTGGCCTATTGGTGTACTATTTCTTTTTCGGCCTGCATGCCTCATATGACACAGCAAAGGAGACATTTGAGAGAAGGGCAGAAGCTACCAAACAGtttcagaagatggaagagggaAGTACGAATTCCGGCACAAGAGGATGA